Part of the Bryobacteraceae bacterium genome is shown below.
TCAGAGATTGTATCGCTCCGCCGCCCTCGGGCGGCTTTCTGCCGGCGGCCCATCTCAGCCGGCGCTTCGCTCCGCTCGCCGCGCCCGCCACAGCCGTTCCCGCGCCCGCTCCCGCCGCATCTCCGCCATCCGCACCTCGGCTTCGTTCAACCCGAAATAGTGCGCGATCTCATGCCATACTGTATCCAGAACCATTTGCTCCAGTTCCGGAAGGCTGCGCGCCAGCCGCTCGTGGGGGCCCTGGTAGATTGTGATCCGGTCCGGCATCGCGAAGCTTTCCATCACGCTTCGGCGGGGTAGTGGCCGCCCGTGATACAAGCCCAGAAGGCCGGGCCGTGGTGGCTCCGGCTCGACCACAATCGCGATGTTCTCCATCCGGCTGCGGAAACGCTTCGGGATACGCGCGATGGCTCGCTCAACCAGGCGGTCGAATTCCGGTGCGGTCATCTGGTTTCATTGTAGGCAGGAGGATTCACTGAACGTGGAAAATGCGCTTGAGCGCGTCGCCAAAGGTCTGGGGATCGGCCGCATCGGCCGCCATATCTTCCTCTGCGCGGATCAAACCAACCCCAAGTGCTGCTCCAGGGACGACGGCCTCGAGGCCTGGGAACACCTGAAGAAGCGGCTTTCCGATTCCGGGGCCACTGCCGCCGTTCCCTGCGTCTACCGGACCAAGGCCAACTGCCTCCGCGTGTGCGAACAGGGGCCGGTCGCCGTGGTCTATCCGGAAGGCGTCTGGTATCACTCCGCCCGTGGCGCCGTCCTGGACCGTATCATCGACGAACACCTCCTTGGCGGCCGCGTAGTCGAAGAATACGCTTTCGCCCGCGGCGCCGCCCAAGCCGAAGGGGACTTGACTTGACCCGCCGCGTCGTCGTCGCCATCGACGGACCCGGTGGGGCGGGGAAAAGCACCATCGCCCGCCGCCTTGCCGCCCGCCTCGGCTTCCTCTACATCGATACCGGCGCCATGTACCGCGCTGTCGCTCTCTGGGCGCGGCGCAACTCCATCTCCTGGGACGACCCGCTCGCCATGGAGCAAATGGCCATCGCCGCAGACATTAGCCTCGAATCGTCGCCGCCGCGCGTCACGCTCAACGGCGAAGACGTCACCGAGGCCATCCGCGAACCAGAGATTTCGCAAGGCGCATCGAAGGTCTCCGCCGTCAGCGGCGTCCGCCGCGCCCTTGTCGCGAAACAGCGCGCCCTCGCCGAACGCACCTCGGTCGTCATGGAAGGCCGCGACATCGGAACCGTCGTCTTCCCCGATGCCGACGTCAAAATCTACCTCGACGCCCAGCCCGAGGTCCGCGCCGACCGCCGCGTCCGCGAACTCGCCGAAAAAGCTCCGCCTCCTCCGGAAAAACAGCGCGTGCTCACCGAACTCGAAGAGCGCGACAAGCGTGACATGGGCCGCGCCGATTCGCCCCTCCGTCAGGCCGAGGATGCCGACCTCGTCGACACCACCGCCCTCGCCATTGAGGAAGTCGAGGAACGCATCCTCGCCATCATCCGCAAGAAAACGTCCAACGGGAAGGAATACGAGAAGTGAAGGACCTCCTCGTCATGAAATTCGGCGGCACGAGCATGGGCTCGGCCGATCGCATCAAAGCGGCCGCACGTCTCATCCGTGAGCAGAACGAGAAGCGTCCGGTGCTCACCGTCGTCTCGGCGATGTCGAAGATCACGGATCTGCTCCTCGATACCCTCCGCCACGCTGAGGGTGGCGATGCCGAGGGCGTCGAAGCCAATCTCAAGACGCTGACGGACCGGCATCTCGCCGCATGCGGCGACCTCGTTTCCGGCCCCGCCCTCGATGCCACCGTGAAATCCATCGAAGACATGGTGGCCGAATTCAGCCGCATCGCCAACGGCGTCCGTATGCTCGGCGAGCGTCCCCCGCGCTCGGTCGACGAAGCCGTCGCCATCGGTGAGCGTCTTTCGTCAACCATGCTCGCTGCCCACCTGAATGCCGCCGGTCTCCGTTCCCGCGCCGTTAACGCCCGGGAAGTCATCGTCACCGATGCCGTCTTCGGCAACGCCACTCCGCTGATGGAGCCGACTTCGGAGAAGTCCCGCCGTCTGCTCCGTCCGCTCCTGGAAGACGGTTATGCGCCTATCGTCACCGGCTTCAACGGAGCGACCGTCGACGGCCGCGCCACCACGCTTGGCCGAGGCGGTTCCGATTTCTCCGCCTCGATCCTCGCCGCCGCGCTCGACGCTTCCGAGGTCTGGATCTGGACCGATGTGGACGGCATCATGACCGCCGACCCCCGCCTCGTCCCGGACCCGGCCGTGCTCGACGAAGTCACCTATCGCGAAGCCGCCGAGCTCGCCTACAACGGCGCCAAGGTGCTCCACCCGCGCACCCTCGCGCCGCTCGTCGAAGGCGAAATCCCCGTCTGGAGCAAGAACAGCTTCGCCCCGGAGAAACCCGGCACCCGCATCGTCTCGCAGGTCAAGGCGCCGCCCGGGCCCCGCGCCGTCACGTCCATGGCCGGCGTCGCACTCATCTCCCTCGAACCGGCGAGCCCGGAAATTTCCGGCACGCGCGTGATGGGCCGCGCCCTCGACGCGCTCGCCACCGCCGGCGCCGAAGTCCTCGCCATGACGAGTTCCAGCTACCAGCAGAGCTTCTGCTTCCTCGTTCGCCGCGACGAGCTGGCTCGCTCGCTGGAGGCCGTCGAATCGGCGCTCTCCCTCGAACTCGCCCACGGCTATCTCAAGCCCGTCGATGTCGACGACGAAGTCGGCCTCCTCGCCATCGTCGGCGAAGGTATGCAAGGATCGCCCGGTTGGGCCGGACGGATCTTCACCGCCATATCGCGGCAGAAGGTGAACATCATCGCCATAGCCCAGGGCTCCAGCGAATTGACCATCGCCCTCGTCGTCGCTCGCGATGGACTCGAAAAGGCCGTCCGCGCCGTGCACGCCGAGTGCCAGATGGGTGAGCTGGCGCGGGTCCGGTAAACTCCCGGCTAACGGTACAATCAACCTGATATGGCGGCGCTTCCGGAGTATCCGGCTCCCTCGCTGGTCGAGCTGCGATACCTCCGCCCGGAACAGTTCGATCGGCTACTCGCCGCCGAAGGCGACGTTTGGGACACACGCCTGGACTGGGATTTCCGCCCCTCCGCCGACCTCGTCCGCCGCTTCGTTCGCATGCAGTCCCTCGGCGGCTACGCCCTCGTCGCAGGGCACGAACCCGTCGGCTATTGCTACTACGTCTGCGAGGAACGCAAGGGCCTGCTCGGCGATATCTTCATCCTCCCCGAATACGATGCGCCGGATCTCGAACTGGCCCTCGTCGACGCCTCCCTCCGCGCCGTGTGGTCCACTCCCGGTATCCATCGTGTCGAGTCCCAGCTCATGCTGCTCTCCTCCGCCGCCGCCGCCCGCATGCCGGACCGCCTCCGCATGGAAACCTTTCGCCGCCAGTTCATGATCGCCGAACTCACCGGCCGCTCCAGCCCACTGGCCCATTTGCCCGAACGCTCCCTCCCGCCTGGAATCGAAATCGTGCCGTGGAGGGAGTACGAACAGGAAGCGGCCGCGCGGCTCATTGCGCGGGCCTACAAAGGCCACGTCGATGCCAGCATCAACGACCAGTACTGCTCCGTCTCCGGAGCGCGCCGCTTTCTCCACAACATCGTGCAGTACCCCGGCTGCGGCAGCTTCCAATCCGCGGCGTCGATGTGCGCGAGAGACCGGGTCGACGGGCGCCTCGTCGGTCTCAGCCTCGCCAGCTTCATCGCCTACGACGTTGGCCACATCACGCAAATCTGCGTCGACCCCGATTGGAAAGGCGAAGGCATCGGCTACGAAATGCTGCGGCGCTCGTCCTCGGCGCTTTCCGGCATCGGCTGCCGCCGCGTGAGCCTCTCGGTCACCTCCTCGAACGCCGAAGCCGTCCGCCTCTACGAACGAACCGGGTTCCGTGTCGCCCATGAGTTCGACGCCTTCGTCTGGAACCGGCCCGAACTGCGCGCTGGCTGATCCTTACTCCCATGCTGATCCAATCGCTGAAAGGCGTCCTCTGTGCGGGTAACATCTCCTGGGACATTCTCGTCCGCCCGGTGAACGAATTTCGCTGGGGCACGAACACCTGGGTGGACGAAATGATCGAGGATATGGGCGGCAACGGCAGCAACACCTCCTATGTGCTCGGTCGCCTCGGGGTGCCCGCGCGCACCCTCGGGATGGTCGGCCGCGATGAGCGCGGCGACAAACTCATCGCCAAGCTCGCCGGCGCCGGCGTCGACACCGCGCACATCGCCCGCGGCCAAGGCCCCACCACCACCACCATCTGCGTCGTCAATTCCCAGGCCAACCGGCTCTTCATGCAGCGCCTCGGCTCGAGCCTCGAGGCCTTCGCCGAAGCGACTGTGTTCGAAGGCGGCGTTGTCGCCGGCGTCTCCCACTATCACCAGGCCAACCTGTTTTCGGTTCCGAACCTGCGCCGCCACTCCGCCGCCCAGATGCGCCGCGCCCGTTACGCCGGCCTCACCACTTCGCTCGATACAGGCTGGGCCACCGATGGCCGTTGGATGGAAACGCTCGAAACGTCGCTTCCGCTTACCGACCTTCTGTTCGTCAACGAAGAAGAGGCCCACATGATTACCGGGCGCCACGACCCGGCTGGCATCGCCTCCACCTTGCGCGCGCACGGAGCCACCGACATCATCGTGAAGCTCGGCGCGCGCGGCTGCGTCGTCTTCGCCGGCGCCGAAGAGACCGCCGTGGAAGCGTTCCCCGTGCCGATCGTCGACACCACCGGCGCGGGCGATTGCTTCGCGGGCGGCTTCTTCGCCGCTCTCTACCGCGGCTACGACTACGTCCGTGCCGCTCGCTATGGCAATGCCGCCGGCGCGCTCAGCGTCTCCCGCCTCGGCGCCGTCAAAGGGATCGCCGGATGGGATGAAATGGAACGATGGATCTCCACTCACTCCTCCGGAGCCCGCGAATGATCGCCCTTCTCTTCCTTGCCGCCGGCTCGCTGCTCCATGCGCAATTGAAGCCGGCGGACCCGGCGGCGGTCGGTATGTCCGCCGAACGCCTCGCCGCCGCCGCGCGCCTGCTCGAGGCCGAAACCGCTTCCGGACGCGTCCTCGCCGCTTCCATCCTCGTCGCGCGCGATCAGCGCATCGTGCTCCACAAGGGCTTCGGCAAGCTCGCGCCCTCCGCCGCCGCTCCGCCCGTCGGGCCCGGAACGATCTTCCTGCTTGCTTCGATCACCAAGCCCGTCGCCGTCTCCGCCCTGATGTTGCTCGTCGAACGCGGCCAGGTCTCCATCGAAGATCCCGTATCGCGCTACCTGCCCGAGTTCTCCCAAGACGACCGCAAGGCGACCCGCGTCCGCGACCTCCTCAGCCACACTTCCGGTCTCCCCGACATGCTGCCCGAGAACACGGCGCTCCGCCGCCGTCACGCGCCGCTCTCCGATTTCGTCGCCGCGTCCATGACCACGCCGCTCCTCTACGCTCCCCGCACCGATTTCCGATATCAAAGCATGGGGATCCTGCTGGCCGCTGAGATCGTCGAGCGCGTCACGAAGAAACGCCTCCGCGATTTCCTTAAGCAGGAGATATTCGATCCGCTCGGCATGCGCCACAGCGCCCTCGGCATGGGCGATTTCCGCATTGAGGATACAGCCTGGTGCCAGACGTCCGGCAACTCCCCGGATCTCGAAAGCTTCGGTCCCAACAGCCCCTATTGGCGCGACATGGGCCATCCCTGGGGCGGCATGCACTCCACAACCAGCGATCTCGCCGTCCTGCTCCAGACCTTCCTCAACGGCGGCGTCTACGGTGCCACACGCGTCTTCAGCCCCGCCACCACGTCCGTCATGACGCGCGATCAGAACACTGCCATCGGCAAACCCTGGGGACTCGGTTGGGGACTCGCCACCTCACCCGTCTGGGCCTACTTCGGCGACCTCGTCTCGCCCCGAACCTTCGGCCACAGCGGTGCCACCGGCACCGTCGCCTGGGCCGATCCCGAACGTCGTCTCGTCTGCGTGATCCTCACCACCCGCCCATCGGGTGAAGATAACGGCCGCCTTCTTCGAGTCGTCTCGAACGCCGTCGCCGCCGCGATCGAGTAGCGCGCCGCCGGCGATGGCTCCGGCGGCGATTTCTGTTAACGATTTGGCGCTGCTGAGACAGGCGGCCCGGCCGGTGGAATCACTGTACGCTGAGCAGCGGGCGCAGCCGGCGCATGTTGTCCGGCCCGCGCAACTGTTCCAGCGCGCGATTCTCCAACTGACGGATCCGTTCGCGGCTCAGGTTCAAGCACCGCGCGATCTCCTCGCGCCCGTACTCGCGGTCGAAGCCGATCCCGAACCGCATCCGGATGATCTGCGCCTCGGCGGGCTGCAGCGAGGCGATGGCCGCGGCGGCGATGCGTCCCCGGTCCGCTTCGAACATCCGGGTGACTTGCGATCCCACCGCATGGTCCTCGACGAAATCGCCGAGACAGGATTCGCCGTCCTTGCCCACCGGCAGGTCGAGTGACACCGGATCGCGGGCCAGCGCGCGCAGCTCACGCACGCGGTCCCCGGTCGTCTCGAGCCGCAAGGCGATCTCGGCGTCGGTGGCCGGACGGTTCAGTTCCTTCTCCAGCTCACGCGAAGCCTTGGCGAACTTCGTCAGCATCTCGTTGACGTGAACCGGCAGCCGGATCGTGCGGGACTGGTCGTCGATGGCCCGCGTGATCGACTGGCGGATCCACCACGTCGCATAGGTCGAGAACTTGTACCCGAGCCGGTAGTCGAACTTCTCCGCCGCA
Proteins encoded:
- a CDS encoding metallopeptidase family protein; this translates as MTAPEFDRLVERAIARIPKRFRSRMENIAIVVEPEPPRPGLLGLYHGRPLPRRSVMESFAMPDRITIYQGPHERLARSLPELEQMVLDTVWHEIAHYFGLNEAEVRMAEMRRERARERLWRARRAERSAG
- a CDS encoding (2Fe-2S) ferredoxin domain-containing protein, encoding MENALERVAKGLGIGRIGRHIFLCADQTNPKCCSRDDGLEAWEHLKKRLSDSGATAAVPCVYRTKANCLRVCEQGPVAVVYPEGVWYHSARGAVLDRIIDEHLLGGRVVEEYAFARGAAQAEGDLT
- the cmk gene encoding (d)CMP kinase — its product is MTRRVVVAIDGPGGAGKSTIARRLAARLGFLYIDTGAMYRAVALWARRNSISWDDPLAMEQMAIAADISLESSPPRVTLNGEDVTEAIREPEISQGASKVSAVSGVRRALVAKQRALAERTSVVMEGRDIGTVVFPDADVKIYLDAQPEVRADRRVRELAEKAPPPPEKQRVLTELEERDKRDMGRADSPLRQAEDADLVDTTALAIEEVEERILAIIRKKTSNGKEYEK
- a CDS encoding aspartate kinase, encoding MKDLLVMKFGGTSMGSADRIKAAARLIREQNEKRPVLTVVSAMSKITDLLLDTLRHAEGGDAEGVEANLKTLTDRHLAACGDLVSGPALDATVKSIEDMVAEFSRIANGVRMLGERPPRSVDEAVAIGERLSSTMLAAHLNAAGLRSRAVNAREVIVTDAVFGNATPLMEPTSEKSRRLLRPLLEDGYAPIVTGFNGATVDGRATTLGRGGSDFSASILAAALDASEVWIWTDVDGIMTADPRLVPDPAVLDEVTYREAAELAYNGAKVLHPRTLAPLVEGEIPVWSKNSFAPEKPGTRIVSQVKAPPGPRAVTSMAGVALISLEPASPEISGTRVMGRALDALATAGAEVLAMTSSSYQQSFCFLVRRDELARSLEAVESALSLELAHGYLKPVDVDDEVGLLAIVGEGMQGSPGWAGRIFTAISRQKVNIIAIAQGSSELTIALVVARDGLEKAVRAVHAECQMGELARVR
- a CDS encoding GNAT family N-acetyltransferase, with protein sequence MAALPEYPAPSLVELRYLRPEQFDRLLAAEGDVWDTRLDWDFRPSADLVRRFVRMQSLGGYALVAGHEPVGYCYYVCEERKGLLGDIFILPEYDAPDLELALVDASLRAVWSTPGIHRVESQLMLLSSAAAARMPDRLRMETFRRQFMIAELTGRSSPLAHLPERSLPPGIEIVPWREYEQEAAARLIARAYKGHVDASINDQYCSVSGARRFLHNIVQYPGCGSFQSAASMCARDRVDGRLVGLSLASFIAYDVGHITQICVDPDWKGEGIGYEMLRRSSSALSGIGCRRVSLSVTSSNAEAVRLYERTGFRVAHEFDAFVWNRPELRAG
- a CDS encoding carbohydrate kinase family protein; this translates as MLIQSLKGVLCAGNISWDILVRPVNEFRWGTNTWVDEMIEDMGGNGSNTSYVLGRLGVPARTLGMVGRDERGDKLIAKLAGAGVDTAHIARGQGPTTTTICVVNSQANRLFMQRLGSSLEAFAEATVFEGGVVAGVSHYHQANLFSVPNLRRHSAAQMRRARYAGLTTSLDTGWATDGRWMETLETSLPLTDLLFVNEEEAHMITGRHDPAGIASTLRAHGATDIIVKLGARGCVVFAGAEETAVEAFPVPIVDTTGAGDCFAGGFFAALYRGYDYVRAARYGNAAGALSVSRLGAVKGIAGWDEMERWISTHSSGARE
- a CDS encoding serine hydrolase domain-containing protein — encoded protein: MIALLFLAAGSLLHAQLKPADPAAVGMSAERLAAAARLLEAETASGRVLAASILVARDQRIVLHKGFGKLAPSAAAPPVGPGTIFLLASITKPVAVSALMLLVERGQVSIEDPVSRYLPEFSQDDRKATRVRDLLSHTSGLPDMLPENTALRRRHAPLSDFVAASMTTPLLYAPRTDFRYQSMGILLAAEIVERVTKKRLRDFLKQEIFDPLGMRHSALGMGDFRIEDTAWCQTSGNSPDLESFGPNSPYWRDMGHPWGGMHSTTSDLAVLLQTFLNGGVYGATRVFSPATTSVMTRDQNTAIGKPWGLGWGLATSPVWAYFGDLVSPRTFGHSGATGTVAWADPERRLVCVILTTRPSGEDNGRLLRVVSNAVAAAIE